One stretch of Clavelina lepadiformis chromosome 6, kaClaLepa1.1, whole genome shotgun sequence DNA includes these proteins:
- the LOC143463496 gene encoding organic cation/carnitine transporter 2-like isoform X2 yields MTLATTIEVRARGTSMADNRSIISCDSIFFEGNATSMTTEFQLVCDNDWKKPLYTAVYMVGNFIGGFTGGIVSDRFGRRFTFLSFTALQFAVAFFLGFVSSEIAYAILMFCGGFGGLINYMAATIIGYEFVAPQFRFVMYFAIGSAFAVGYMLLAPIMFIFQDWRWYMRFTGLVGLLYIPYYWLIDETPLWLLAKGRNEEAKKVLKKVAKMNGKDDSYVTEELENLIKNRIASTSGGGSFRTFVKVFKSHVLVYRIFAICFSWCIVGMTYYAIALNTNSLSGSRFMNVFYAGLMEAASIMIFFITSEWFGRRNSYMASMFCCAMSLGITPFIALWSDTAVVFATMVSKLMVGLAFGIVYIYTGELFPTEARQSMAGLASSFARFGSILSPFLIHSGENGDTVAPSVGMAGAIIFSVLLYMFLPETAKQELPETIHDAIHLKGKIKWTQCVGQNSNKNKEENMVEKEENGDEKF; encoded by the exons TTCCAACTGGTGTGCGATAACGACTGGAAGAAACCGTTGTACACCGCAGTCTATATGGTTGGAAATTTTATTGGCGGATTTACTGGCGGGATTGTCTCGGACAG GTTTGGACGGCGgtttacttttttatctttcacTGCGCTGCAATTTGCTGTTGCTTTTTTCCTTGGGTTTGTAAGCAGCGAGATTGCTTACGCCATTCTCATGTTCTGTGGTGGCTTTGGAGGCCTGATTAACTACATGGCTGCTACAATCATTG GTTATGAATTTGTGGCACCCCAGTTCCGCTTTGTGATGTATTTTGCCATTGGATCCGCGTTCGCAGTTGGTTACATGTTGCTGGCGCCTATCATGTTTATCTTTCAAGACTGGAGATGGTACATGAGGTTTACTGGCTTGGTCGGTTTGCTTTACATTCCGTATTACTG GTTAATTGACGAAACTCCTTTGTGGCTGTTGGCAAAAGGAAGAAACGAAGAAGCCAAAAAAGTCCTGAAGAAAGTGGCGAAGATGAATGGCAAAGACGATTCGTATGTTACCGAGGAATTggaaaacttgataaaaaacAGGATTGCATCCACATCCGGAGGAGGAAGCTTCCggacatttgtaaaagttttcaagAGTCACGTTCTTGTTTATCGCATCTTTGCTATCTGCTTTTCATG GTGCATCGTTGGAATGACTTATTACGCGATCGCTTTGAATACGAATAGTTTGTCGGGAAGCAGATTTATGAACGTATTTTACGCCGGATTAATGGAGGCTGCATCCATTATGATCTTTTTCATAACTTCTGAGTGGTTCGGAAGAAGAAATAGTTACATGGCATCGATGTTTTGTTGTGCCATGTCACTGGGAATTACGCCGTTCATTGCTTTAT GGAGTGATACTGCAGTTGTGTTTGCAACAATGGTGAGCAAGCTTATGGTAGGGCTTGCGTTTGGAatcgtgtatatatataccgGGGAACTCTTTCCTACCGAAGCTCGCCAATCAATGGCCGGACTCGCGTCTTCTTTTGCTAGATTCGGTTCCATCCTCTCTCCATTTCTCATACATtcag GAGAGAACGGAGACACTGTGGCGCCATCCGTGGGCATGGCTGGAGCAATCATTTTCTCAGTGTTACTTTATATGTTTCTGCCGGAAACAGCAAAACAGGAACTCCCAGAAACCATTCACGACGCGATACACTTGAAGGG aaaaataaaGTGGACACAATGCGTTGGACAGAACTCAAACAAGAACAAGGAGGAAAACATGGtagaaaaggaagaaaatggagatgaaaaattttaa
- the LOC143462571 gene encoding molecular chaperone MKKS-like produces the protein MNLDANNIERNSIVYKPLNYRSTLEKLYQMHTTLQSCIGPNARTKLIGNNDTGEVQVGSSSSLLVDCLLKNTDDEILKLILSTVKEHIKVHYDFGLHCTLLCTCLVEEGVKINTSNCLVAECFRCFMRDICYHLDDESHCPIVEKIDINKMKPLIQILISIATSKPVLLMKKDEAEEFSIAILKGYLKCMSTNARRVDWPVFHFQEGCVVKDFMLYDGLLLDLHHYTPDCIKQLFIPMTLPKIKNVIVMNLSLTIEDLVKCIPGKIPNHKDLESFFNNKIKDFIQRAVKSEISVLFNQKIIGETFKMYFKKCNILVIDRIGMQAMDTLTRITKAKTVSHLDVIIEHYKGLVDEITVVNVNDKAYIHIMRTNTPVCSIVVCYTNPAILLDLKHTCWAAVSTLEKTLRTKKVLRGGQFENYFVMYLEKKYCSLRHQELPCSMGQFQSCLRAFTHCLKFVANCNSSCQLENVFDCYDAKLNAFVVAVQTAALVLGIKYQIKT, from the coding sequence ATGAACCTCGATGCAAATAACATAGAAAGAAACAGCATTGTGTATAAACCACTTAATTACCGCTCAACGTTAGAAAAACTCTATCAAATGCACACAACCCTGCAATCTTGCATTGGTCCAAATGCTCGAACTAAGCTTATTGGCAACAACGATACGGGTGAAGTTCAGGTTGGAAGTTCATCATCACTTCTCGTTGATTGCCTGTTAAAGAATACTGACGATGAGATTCTAAAGTTGATTCTGTCAACTGTAAAGGAACATATCAAAGTCCATTATGATTTTGGCTTGCATTGTACGTTGCTATGCACCTGTTTAGTTGAGGAAGgtgtaaaaataaatacttCAAATTGTTTGGTTGCTGAATGCTTTCGCTGCTTCATGAGAGATATTTGTTACCACCTCGATGATGAAAGCCACTGCccaattgttgaaaaaattgacattaataaaatgaaaccCCTTATACAAATATTGATAAGCATCGCAACCTCAAAGCCCGTTTTGTTGATGAAAAAGGATGAAGCAGAGGAGTTTTCTATCGCTATATTAAAAGGATATTTGAAATGTATGTCTACAAATGCTAGAAGAGTAGATTGGCCTGTCTTTCACTTTCAAGAAGGTTGTGTAGTCAAGGATTTCATGCTCTACGATGGTTTGCTGCTAGATTTGCATCATTACACACCTGACTGCATAAAGCAACTTTTCATACCTATGACtttgccaaaaataaaaaatgttattgtgatGAACCTCTCCCTCACAATTGAAGATCTTGTTAAATGCATTCCTGGAAAGATTCCAAACCACAAGGATTTGGAATCCttctttaacaacaaaataaaagatttcatCCAACGCGCCGTAAAGTCTGAAATTTCTGTTCTatttaaccaaaaaataattggtgaaacttttaaaatgtatttcaaAAAGTGTAATATTTTGGTTATCGATAGAATAGGTATGCAAGCCATGGATACCTTAACACGTATCACCAAAGCGAAGACGGTCAGCCATCTTGATGTCATTATTGAGCATTATAAGGGTCTTGTTGATGAAATTACTGTTGTTAATGTAAACGACAAAGCATACATCCATATCATGAGGACTAATACCCCAGTGTGTTCAATAGTTGTGTGCTATACGAATCCCGCCATTTTACTGGATCTTAAACATACATGCTGGGCTGCTGTAAGCACATTGGAAAAAACCTTGAggacaaaaaaagttttaagagGCGGCcagtttgaaaattattttgtcatgtatCTGGAAAAAAAGTATTGTTCTCTTCGACATCAAGAACTGCCTTGCTCCATGGGACAGTTTCAAAGCTGCCTAAGAGCATTTACTCACTGTTTgaagtttgttgcaaattgcaATTCTTCCTGTCAGCTTGAAAATGTCTTTGATTGCTATGATGCAAAACTAAATGCTTTTGTCGTCGCAGTGCAAACTGCAGCACTTGTTTTAGGAATCAAATACCAAATAAAAACCTGA
- the LOC143462572 gene encoding multifunctional methyltransferase subunit TRM112-like protein, which yields MRVTRFLKMRLMTHNMLTSHVKGVTNGYPLILEATETNEKEIDFNPEFIAKMIPRIEWSALVNAMEKLGKADLIPEEVADEYENDEDFLHKAHHALLEIDVIKGNLVCPQSGRKFPISNGIPNMLLNEDEV from the exons atgAGAGTAACACGCTTCTTAAAAATGAGACTAATGACGCACAATATGCTCACTTCCCATGTCAAAGGTGTCACAAATGGATACCCACTTATCTTGGAG GCGACAGAAACAAATGAGAAAGAAATTGATTTTAACCCAGAATTTATTGCAAAGATGATACCGAGAATAGAATGGTCTGCTCTTGTGAATGCCATGGAAAAG CTTGGAAAGGCTGACCTCATTCCCGAGGAAGTGGCGGATGAATATGAAAACGATGAAGACTTCTTGCACAAAGCACATCATGCTTTATTGGAAATAGACGTGATCAAGGGAAATTTAGTTTGCCCCCAATCTGGCCGAAAGTTTCCCATCTCCAATGGTATTCCGAATATGCTACTGAATGAGGATGAAGTCTAA
- the LOC143462570 gene encoding transmembrane protein 62-like: MLVNCIKLACLFTILYVVFASLVWYAPHAVPRNEWKKSYPPYAGDKPDNILWFVQVSDIHISKFLDPKRGPDFAKFCSETLGTIHPELVLVTGDLTDAKEKDRIGSQQYLKEWETYNKILRETNVTQMFPWLDIRGNHDAFDVMSRKDPDNYYMKYSGDKGTLSSSTYIVKKSFGKYSFIAVDATMTPGPRRPFNFIGHVSRENLDKLYQQGKSSVHHNLTVWFSHYPTSLVSSASAIGLNSLLGQFGDVYLSGHLHDFQGLAPKMYAMHSNGFLELELADWMGNRKFRVVAIDHDLLSFTDVTFDSWPVIVVTNPKPAKFMTPKHEPIERMRSSTHIRFLLFSSVKIFVDDVSVTIDGLNIGPIKQIKGPLWTCKWDPKLYSKGMHKLVVSVLKKNGESVSQTSHFSLDDEWSTDFTLSGRIAILTNFCATSQMLFLYVTLSTLTILAVLKRYGVGLASDCQMLRNWLFKVQLLVSDNLTFYVIFLFVLNLLVGPLFVGELLTGKIGVCFTNGLLINGKLYSEYTLFVYGTITILLFYLPDILYLAYCADLCWRQQISFLDSIRPLNKKTIIHLLFLLHLILHYVWCRELSKAYGWVACLLSPSRLWWVVSVVLLLVRTWWIKPQSSRRGS, translated from the exons atgttagtTAATTGTATAAAACTTGCCTGTTTATTTACCATTTTATATGTTGTATTTGCGTCTCTGGTTTGGTATGCACCACATGCTGTTCCTAGAAACGAATGGAAAAAATCATATCCTCCATATGCCGGTGATAAACCAGATAACATATTATGGTTTGTCCAG gTGTCAGATATACACATAAGCAAGTTTTTGGATCCAAAGCGAGGGCCCgactttgcaaaattttgctcGGAAACCCTTGGCACTATTCATCCAGAACTTGTTTTAGTTACTGGAGATTTAACGgatgcaaaagaaaaagatcGCATTGGATCACAGCAGTATTTGAAAGAATGGGAAACATATAACAAGATATTACGAGAAACTAATGTTACGCAGATGTTTCCTTGGTTGGACATTAGAGGAAACCATG ACGCTTTCGACGTCATGTCAAGAAAAGATCCAGACAATTATTACATGAAATATTCTGGTGACAAAGGTACTTTGTCCAGCTCGACGTACATTGTTAAAAAGTCATTCGGAAAATATTCTTTCATAGCTGTTGATGCCACAATGACACCAGGACCTCGGAGACCATTTAACTTTATTG GACATGTGTCTCGAGAAAACCTTGATAAACTGTATCAACAAGGCAAGTCAAGTGTTCATCACAATTTGACTGTCTGGTTTAGTCACTACCCTACATCATTAGTGTCCTCGGCCTCAGCCATCGGTCTTAACAGCCTGCTAGGACAATTTGGTGACGTCTACTTAAGTGGCCATTTGCATGATTTTCAAGGCCTGGCACCTAAAATGTATGCAATGCACTCAAATG GTTTTTTGGAGCTTGAACTGGCTGATTGGATGGGAAATAGAAAATTTCGTGTTGTGGCAATCGACCATGATTTGCTTTCATTTACTGATGTGACATTTGATAGTTGGCCGGTTATTGTTGTCACAAATCCGAAACCAGCTAAATTTATGACGCCAAAGCATGAACCAATTGAAAGAATGAGGAGTTCTACCCACATTAG gtttcTTCTATTCTCAAGTGTAAAAATATTCGTTGATGATGTATCTGTCACAATTGATGGACTTAATATAGGTCCAATCAAGCAGATCAAGGGTCCTCTGTGGACGTGCAA ATGGGACCCAAAACTTTATTCAAAGGGCATGCACAAGCTAGTTGTGTCGGTGTTGAAGAAGAATGGTGAAAGTGTttcacaaacatcacatttcAGTCTTGATGATGAATGGTCAACAGATTTCACCCTGTCTGGCAGAATCGCAATTCTTACTAATTTCTGTGCAACG AGCCAAATGCTTTTCCTATACGTCACCCTGTCAACTCTGACCATTTTGGCTGTGTTGAAACGTTATGGGGTTGGATTGGCTTCTGACTGTCAAATGCTGCGCAACTGGTTGTTTAAAGTTCAGCTTCTAGTCTCCGACAACTTGACGTTTTACgtcattttcttgtttgtacTGAACCTTCTTGTAG GGCCCCTGTTTGTAGGAGAGCTACTAACCGGAAAAATCGGTGTTTGTTTTACCAATGGCTTGCTTATTAATGGTAAACTTTACAGCGAATACACACTTTTTGTGTATGGCACTATTACA ATACTTTTGTTCTACCTACCTGATATATTGTACCTTGCCTACTGTGCTGACCTTTGCTGGAGACAACAAATTAGTTTTCTGGACAGCATACGTCCCTTAAACAAGAAAACTATTATTCACCTACTTTTCTTATTGCACCTTATCCTCCACTATGTCTGGTGCCGCGAGTTATCAAAAGCTTATGGATGGGTGGCTTGCTTGCTTTCACCATCACGCCTTTGGTGGGTGGTATCTGTGGTGCTGCTTCTGGTAAGAACATGGTGGATTAAACCACAATCGTCGCGAAGAGGTTCCTGA